AGATCGGCCTGTTTTCGGCTGTTTTTATTGTGTATGTTGCCTGAGAAAATAGATTTCATTTTTTCCTTGCCGGATGTGATTGTTTCCGGCTATGAATATAGCTCATGCGATAAAAAGAATAAAGGAGCCTTAAATGAAGATCATTCGTTTTACTACCCAAGAGGGTAGGCAAGTCATGGGGTGCGATTGGGACGGAAAGACCGCAAGTATAGTGGAACAGTCTGCGGATTACAGTTTTAGCGATACCGGTGAACGAGTGGACGTGGTGAAAGTTCTGCCGCCGGTGGAGCCGTCAGCCATTATCTGTATTGGCCTTAATTATCGTCGTCATGCAAAAGAGACCGGCCAGGAAATTCCAAAATATCCGGCTATTTTTATGAAGTATCCCGGGTCCCTGGCCGGCCACGGCGATGCAGTAGTGATTCCAAAATGCGCTTCAGATCCGCCAGAGGTAGATTACGAAGCCGAGCTTGGCGTGGTCATTAAAAAGGCCGCTAAAAATGTGTCCGAAGAAGAAGCCCTGGATTATGTGCTTGGCTATACCTGCACCAATGACGTCTCTGCCCGGCGGTGGCAGAAACATGCCGGTGCATTTCAGTGGACCCGGGGAAAAAGCTACGATACCTTTTGCCCCTGTGGACCGGTCATGACTTTGACAGACGAGATTCCGGATCCCCAGAATCTTGCCATTAAGTTACGTCTGAACGGCGAAACGATGCAGGATAGCCACACCAGCGATATGGTATTCAGCATCGCCAATATGATTTCCTATCTGTCTCAGTCGTCTACCCTTTTACCCGGTACCCTGATCCTGACCGGGACGCCTGAAGGGGTGGGATTTACCCGAAAACCGCGCTTGTATATAGCGCCGGGAGATCGGATGGAAGTTGAAATTGAAGGTATCGGCGTGCTTGAAAATCCTGTTGAAATAGAGGAATAATAAGCTATAAACAAAGGATCCCCCCGGGTAGTTACCCGGGGGGACAGGAGAGAAGGGAGTTGATGGAGCGAAAGTGTTTGTTGAGTTCGCTAGGGATTGTTGAGCGGTGGGTATATTAGTTGTTCTCTGGTGGGGCCTTTTTCTGGGTGCCGCCATCAAATCCGGCACCTTTGCCGAATCCATGATAGCCGTGGCCGTGTCCTTTACCATGTCCGCCAAATCCCATGCCCATTCCCATGGGCATGTATTTTAGTTCCGGAGAAATTTTTCTGGCATCCAGGGCAAATTCCAAACGTTTAATATCCAGGTCTTTTTCCAAATCCGCCTTTTCCATGACCATAGATTTCAGCTTTGCCGGATTGGGATCAGATGTTTCCATATACATGCGGATCTGCTGATTCAGGTTCATAATGCCTGAACGCATCTCATAGGTATCGTCAACAAATTTTTGATGCAGATCACCCAGTTGTTTCTGCTGTGCATCGGTCAGGTTCATGCACGCCGGGGGCCGGTCTTGCTTTAAGCCCTTGCCTTTGCCTTGCATTGCCGGTCCGGCAAATGCACCGGCGGAAAAGGTACATGTAATGATCAGTATCGTTAATGTGGCTAATGTTTTTTTCATAATGCCTCCTTATGGAGCTTGGTATTTATACTTGGCTTGGTTTTTAATGATCTTTAAGTTTTTGATCATCGTTGCAATGTTATATAGCAAATGGTGTGCCATCTGTTTTGTAAAATTTTGAAAGCACTTTGCAGCAAGTCTTTTGCGTCTATATGCCATATCAGGGTCTTTTGCAAAAATCAGAGGAGATGTGTACTTTTTACCCAGATCGATGTATACAATCGGGTAAAAAATATACGATTTGCTGCCACCTTGAATGCCTTCAAACTAAAATTTTCATCATTTCCAAAATGTTGAGGTAAAGCTGTTTTGACGCATACGTCCCTGATGGGGATACTGTTGATATGAAATAATTAACTTTGCAGCGATGATGGTATTTGTTTTGCAACACGATACGGAATACAATGAACAGATTTAAATTAAATATCACCCCCAAAATGCCTGGACTGGTGCCGCCGCTGGTTATGGTGGGGGTATTGGTGGTGCTGTTGCCGGTATTTATCCTGATGACCCTGGAGCGGGTTAAAAAGCAGGATGAGTTCATCCAGGAGCGCTTTTTAATCACCGGCACCTCTTTAATACGTACATTTGAAGCCGGCACCCGAATTGGCATGGGATCTATGCACTGGGGCACTGAACGAATTCAGTCCATGCTGGAGGAGACTGCAGGCCAGCCTGATGTTGCCTATATTATGATCACCGATGCCATGGGAAAAATTATCGCCCATTCCAATGCCACCATGGTGGGTAACCTTTATGATAGATGGGCAGATCTGGGGCCGTTGCCCAGGGATCCCCACCTGATCTCCAGTCGCTCTTTGAACACACCCGATGGACCGGTTCTGGAAGTGGGCAAGCGTTTTGTTCCGTTTATTCATGGATTCAGAGGGCGAAGGCCTATGCCCGGCCACGATGCTGATTCCGACTACAGCCATGAGATGTTGTCGTCCGGGCGCCTGCCGGGTGCTGAAAGATCACTCAGGCCGGCTTTGGGTATATTTAGTCAGGCTGATTATTATATTTTTACCGGAATGTCCATGACCGGCGTACAGGCGGCCCAGGCCCAGGGATTTAAAAATATTGTTATCAAAGGGCTTTTGTTTTTTGTTTTCTGCTGTTCGGGTATTATTGCCCTGTTCGCCTTCCAGGCTTATAGGGCTGCTCAGTCGTCCCTGGAACAGGTTATGGCGTTTTCCGACAATGTGGTTCAGAATATGCCCTCGGGTCTGATCACTTTGGATACAGACTTTAATGTGACGTCAGCCAACCGGGCGGCTGAAAAGATCCTGGGTGAAATTCCTGAAAAAGCCTTTCCCCAAATGGCTGCTATGGCTGCTGAAATATCAGCATCAGGGGGTGTTGCGTCCGGGGAAGTCACTTTGCACCAAAAAGAGAAAGGTGATCTTCGCCTGGATATGACCGTTTCAGCCATTCCGGCAGATGAAGGCCAGATCCAGGGATTTGTCCTTCTATTCAGGGATCTGACTCAGATTCGTGACTT
This window of the uncultured Desulfobacter sp. genome carries:
- a CDS encoding ATP-binding protein, yielding MNRFKLNITPKMPGLVPPLVMVGVLVVLLPVFILMTLERVKKQDEFIQERFLITGTSLIRTFEAGTRIGMGSMHWGTERIQSMLEETAGQPDVAYIMITDAMGKIIAHSNATMVGNLYDRWADLGPLPRDPHLISSRSLNTPDGPVLEVGKRFVPFIHGFRGRRPMPGHDADSDYSHEMLSSGRLPGAERSLRPALGIFSQADYYIFTGMSMTGVQAAQAQGFKNIVIKGLLFFVFCCSGIIALFAFQAYRAAQSSLEQVMAFSDNVVQNMPSGLITLDTDFNVTSANRAAEKILGEIPEKAFPQMAAMAAEISASGGVASGEVTLHQKEKGDLRLDMTVSAIPADEGQIQGFVLLFRDLTQIRDLKKQVDTNRRLAAIGKLAAGVAHEIRNPLSSIKGFATYFSRQYENEPEDVEIAKIMIQEVERMDRSITQLLEFAKPMAVQIKQTRIEPLIQHSLKLVSHDLGKKKIRVRTEIHTQREIIHTDPERICQVLLNLYMNALNAMDTNGLLEVGVTDVMDDIEIRVGDNGCGIPAKDLEKIFDPYFTTRPKGTGLGLSIVHRIVENLKGEIRVESQLSKGTVFYITLPDDKAAMTISGTE
- a CDS encoding fumarylacetoacetate hydrolase family protein, translated to MKIIRFTTQEGRQVMGCDWDGKTASIVEQSADYSFSDTGERVDVVKVLPPVEPSAIICIGLNYRRHAKETGQEIPKYPAIFMKYPGSLAGHGDAVVIPKCASDPPEVDYEAELGVVIKKAAKNVSEEEALDYVLGYTCTNDVSARRWQKHAGAFQWTRGKSYDTFCPCGPVMTLTDEIPDPQNLAIKLRLNGETMQDSHTSDMVFSIANMISYLSQSSTLLPGTLILTGTPEGVGFTRKPRLYIAPGDRMEVEIEGIGVLENPVEIEE
- a CDS encoding periplasmic heavy metal sensor, producing the protein MKKTLATLTILIITCTFSAGAFAGPAMQGKGKGLKQDRPPACMNLTDAQQKQLGDLHQKFVDDTYEMRSGIMNLNQQIRMYMETSDPNPAKLKSMVMEKADLEKDLDIKRLEFALDARKISPELKYMPMGMGMGFGGHGKGHGHGYHGFGKGAGFDGGTQKKAPPENN